From the genome of Eucalyptus grandis isolate ANBG69807.140 chromosome 2, ASM1654582v1, whole genome shotgun sequence, one region includes:
- the LOC104433612 gene encoding LOW QUALITY PROTEIN: sucrose transport protein SUC3 (The sequence of the model RefSeq protein was modified relative to this genomic sequence to represent the inferred CDS: deleted 1 base in 1 codon) — MAGKADSASSIRVPYRNLRDDQEVEMMSVTTTRTTGSSSILPTPPRPPSARAPNGAGGDFRPAHCSLVTLILSCTVAAGVQFGWALQLSLLTPYIQTLGIQHAFSSFIWLCGPITGLVVQPFVGIWSDKCKSKYGRRRPFILAGSLMICIAVILIGFSADVGYLLGDTKEHCRTFKGTRARAAIVFIVGFWLLDLANNTVQGPARALLADLSGPDQRNSANAVFCSWMAVGNILGFSSGASGNWHRWFPFLTSRACCESCGNLKAAFLVAVVFLTLCTLVTLYFAEEVPLSMNEHQRLSDVAPLLDDPKQNGLELSKMKSDIPGVHNAQAINGERFHERELADNHSSPETNGGQTENFDDGPGAVLVKLLTSLRHLPPAMHSVLLVMALTWLSWFPFFLFDTDWMGREVYHGDPNGDESAVKLYNQGVREGAFGLLLNSVVLGISSFLIEPMCKRFGPRLVWALSNFIVFACMAGTAIISSISISENSKGAEAVAGGIKAVEVASLVVFAILGFPLAITYSVPFSVTAELTADSGGGQGLAIGVLNLAIVIPQMIVSIGAGPWDALFGGGNIPAFVLASIAALSAGIIAVRKLPNLSSGGFKSSGFHFG; from the exons ATGGCGGGGAAGGCGGACTCGGCGTCGTCCATCAGGGTGCCGTACCGGAACCTCAGGGACGACCAGGAAGTGGAGATGATGTCCGTG ACGACGACGCGCACCACCGGATCGAGCTCGATTCTCCCCacgccgccgcggccgccgtCCGCTAGGGCTCCGAACGGCGCCGGCGGCGACTTCAGGCCGGCGCACTGTAGCCTCGTGACTCTGATCCTCAGCTGCACGGTCGCCGCCGGTGTCCAATTCGGCTGGGCTTTGCAGCTTTCTCTGCTGACCCCGTATATTCAG ACACTTGGCATACAGCACGCTTTCTCTTCATTCATATGGCTTTGTGGCCCCATTACAGGTCTTGTG GTTCAACCTTTTGTGGGGATATGGAGTGATAAGTGCAAATCAAAATATGGGAGAAGACGGCCATTTATTCTTGCTGGATCTCTGATGATCTGCATTGCT GTGATATTAATCGGATTTTCTGCAGACGTTGGATATTTATTGGGTGATACAAAGGAGCACTGCAg GACATTTAAAGGTACCAGGGCAAGGGCAGCTATTGTCTTTATCGTAGGCTTTTGGTTGCTGGACCTAGCGAACAACACGGTTCAG ggtCCAGCTCGTGCTCTTCTGGCTGATCTATCAG GACCTGACCAGAGAAATTCAGCCAATGCTGTTTTTTGCTCTTGGATGGCTGTTGGAAATATTCTTGGTTTTTCCTCTGGTGCGAGTGGGAATTGGCATAG ATGGTTTCCTTTCCTGACCAGTAGAGCTTGTTGTGAATCTTGTGGGAATCTCAAAGCTGCATTTCTTGTTGCTGTG GTTTTCCTTACGTTGTGTACCTTGGTGACTCTGTACTTTGCTGAGGAGGTTCCTCTTTCTATGAATGAGCATCAACGTTTATCAGATGTGGCTCCTTTGTTGGATGATCCCAAGCAAAATGGTCTGGAACTGTCCAAGATGAAATCAGACATCCCAGGTGTTCACAATGCCCAAGCTATCAATGGGGAGAGATTTCATGAAAGAGAGCTTGCTGATAATCATTCGAGCCCAGAAACTAATGGTGgacaaactgaaaattttgatgaTGGCCCTGGGGCTGTATTAGTGAAGTTGTTGACCAGTTTAAGGCATTTACCCCCTGCAATGCATTCAGTGCTTCTTGTGATGGCTCTAACCTGG TTGTCatggtttcctttctttctttttgacacTGATTGGATGGGGAGAGAAGTGTATCATGGTGATCCAAATGGGGATGAGTCTGCAGTAAAACTTTACAATCAAGGTGTCAGAGAAGGTGCTTTTGGTTTGCTATTGAATTCA GTGGTTCTTGGCATCAGTTCCTTCCTTATCGAACCAATGTGCAAGCGATTTGGGCCACGGCTTGTGTGGGCTTTGAGTAATTTTATCGTGTTTGCCTGCATGGCAGGCACTGCTATCATCAGTTCTATATCCATCTCAGAAAATTCTAAAGGAGCTGAAGCTGTCGCTGGAGGGATTAAAGCAGTTGAAGTGGCGTCTCTTGTTGTATTTGCTATCCTTGGTTTTCCCCTTGCT ATTACATACAGTGTTCCCTTTTCCGTCACAGCAGAGTTGACTGCTGATTCTGGTGGTGGCCAAG GTCTAGCTATAGGAGTTCTTAATCTGGCAATTGTTATTCCACAG ATGATAGTATCGATAGGAGCAGGTCCATGGGATGCTCTGTTTGGTGGGGGGAACATACCCGCTTTTGTTTTGGCTTCCATTGCTGCTCTTTCAGCTGGCATAATTGCCGTTCGTAAACTGCCGAACCTTTCGAGTGGTGGGTTCAAATCATCCGGTTTTCATTTTGGGTGA
- the LOC104433610 gene encoding transcription factor MYB124 isoform X1 translates to MQDMKMTTDTEDSKKKERHIVTWSQEEDDILREQIGIHGTENWSIIASKFKDKTTRQCRRRWYTYLNSDFKKGGWSPEEDVLLCEAQKIFGNRWTEIAKVVSGRTDNAVKNRFTTLCKKRARYEALAKENNTTFITPNSKRIISHNPSSVDRPAESAALAKRMRRAHIQNIAGDCNLKDRLHIQSGITYSQQQRAPFSTLAQNFRTSNSPPQQSESNQKEATDDAHGTNVQGTFLKKDDPKVTALIQQAELLSSLAVKVNADNMDQSLENAWKVLQEFLSHKKDDDILQDCITDTDLQFEDFKVMVEDLRSSNEGSQTSWRPPDLCEESPASSEYSTASTISTHPVYDKAEEPQAEEVALHKVIETELQTNHSDEQGVVHNCCKGILSSSVTHGGTFQSCDEHVTATGVVSVSSNTECSSPVHVTPLFRSLAAGIPTPKFSESERHFLLKTFGMDSLSTSPPTNSAYQPPCKRALLQSL, encoded by the exons ATGCAGGATATGAAGATGACGACTGACACTGAAGAttcgaagaagaaagagaggcaTATTGTGACTTGGTCTCAAGag GAGGATGATATACTCCGGGAGCAAATCGGTATACATGGAACTGAGAA CTGGTCGATTATCGCATCGAAGTTCAAGGATAAAACGACGAGACAATGCAGAAGGAG ATGGTACACATATTTGAATTCTGACTTCAAGAAAGGGGGTTGGTCACCCGAGGAAGATGTGCTTTTATGTGAG GCTCAGAAGATTTTCGGCAACAGATGGACAGAAATAGCAAAGGTGGTTTCAGGCAG GACTGACAATGCCGTAAAAAATCGGTTCACAACCTTATGTAAGAAAAGAGCAAGGTACGAAGCCTTAGCGAAAGAGAATAACACTACATTCATCACCCCAAACAGCAAACGGATCATCTCGCACAATCCATCAAGTGTAGATCGACCGGCGGAATCTGCAGCACTGGCAAAGAGGATGAG GAGGGCTCACATTCAGAATATAGCGGGAGATTGCAACTTGAAAGACAGATTACATATACAAAGTGGAATCACATATAGTCAGCAACAAAGAGCTCCCTTTTCCACATTGGCGCAAAACTTCCGCACTAGCAATTCGCCCCCCCAGCAATCTGAAAGCAACCAAAAAGAAGCCACCGATGATG CTCATGGCACCAACGTCCAAGGAACATTTCTTAAAAAGGATGATCCAAAAGTTACTGCTCTGATTCAACAAGCCGAGCTGCTCAGTTCCCTTGCGGTGAAAGTCAATGCAGATAACATGGACCAGAGTCTTGAAAATGCTTGGAAG GTTCTCCAGGAATTTTTGAGCCACAAGAAGGATGATGATATTCTCCAAGATTGCATCACCGACACTGATCTCCAGTTTGAAGATTTCAAAGTTATGGTGGAAGACCTCAGGAGCAGCAATGAGGGAAGCCAAACATCTTGGAG GCCACCTGATCTGTGTGAGGAATCTCCAGCCAGCTCAGAGTATAGCACAGCTTCTACTATTTCGACTCATCCTGTCTATGATAAAGCGGAAGAGCCTCAAGCCGAAGAAGTTGCATTGCACAAAGTTATTGAAACTGAACTACAAACTAACCATTCTGATGAACAAGGTGTAGTCCATAACTGCTGTAAAGGGATTCTTTCCAGCTCAGTCACCCATGGAG GTACTTTTCAATCTTGTGACGAGCATGTAACCGCCACTGGAGTAGTTTCTGTCTCATCAAATACGGAATGCAGTTCTCCTGTTCATGTAACTCCACTTTTCAGATCCTTAGCAGCAGGAATTCCCAcaccaaaattttcagaaagt
- the LOC104433610 gene encoding transcription factor MYB88 isoform X3 — MQDMKMTTDTEDSKKKERHIVTWSQEEDDILREQIGIHGTENWSIIASKFKDKTTRQCRRRWYTYLNSDFKKGGWSPEEDVLLCEAQKIFGNRWTEIAKVVSGRTDNAVKNRFTTLCKKRARYEALAKENNTTFITPNSKRIISHNPSSVDRPAESAALAKRMRRAHIQNIAGDCNLKDRLHIQSGITYSQQQRAPFSTLAQNFRTSNSPPQQSESNQKEATDDAHGTNVQGTFLKKDDPKVTALIQQAELLSSLAVKVNADNMDQSLENAWKVLQEFLSHKKDDDILQDCITDTDLQFEDFKVMVEDLRSSNEGSQTSWR, encoded by the exons ATGCAGGATATGAAGATGACGACTGACACTGAAGAttcgaagaagaaagagaggcaTATTGTGACTTGGTCTCAAGag GAGGATGATATACTCCGGGAGCAAATCGGTATACATGGAACTGAGAA CTGGTCGATTATCGCATCGAAGTTCAAGGATAAAACGACGAGACAATGCAGAAGGAG ATGGTACACATATTTGAATTCTGACTTCAAGAAAGGGGGTTGGTCACCCGAGGAAGATGTGCTTTTATGTGAG GCTCAGAAGATTTTCGGCAACAGATGGACAGAAATAGCAAAGGTGGTTTCAGGCAG GACTGACAATGCCGTAAAAAATCGGTTCACAACCTTATGTAAGAAAAGAGCAAGGTACGAAGCCTTAGCGAAAGAGAATAACACTACATTCATCACCCCAAACAGCAAACGGATCATCTCGCACAATCCATCAAGTGTAGATCGACCGGCGGAATCTGCAGCACTGGCAAAGAGGATGAG GAGGGCTCACATTCAGAATATAGCGGGAGATTGCAACTTGAAAGACAGATTACATATACAAAGTGGAATCACATATAGTCAGCAACAAAGAGCTCCCTTTTCCACATTGGCGCAAAACTTCCGCACTAGCAATTCGCCCCCCCAGCAATCTGAAAGCAACCAAAAAGAAGCCACCGATGATG CTCATGGCACCAACGTCCAAGGAACATTTCTTAAAAAGGATGATCCAAAAGTTACTGCTCTGATTCAACAAGCCGAGCTGCTCAGTTCCCTTGCGGTGAAAGTCAATGCAGATAACATGGACCAGAGTCTTGAAAATGCTTGGAAG GTTCTCCAGGAATTTTTGAGCCACAAGAAGGATGATGATATTCTCCAAGATTGCATCACCGACACTGATCTCCAGTTTGAAGATTTCAAAGTTATGGTGGAAGACCTCAGGAGCAGCAATGAGGGAAGCCAAACATCTTGGAGGTAA
- the LOC104433610 gene encoding transcription factor MYB88 isoform X2, producing the protein MDRNSKGGFRTDNAVKNRFTTLCKKRARYEALAKENNTTFITPNSKRIISHNPSSVDRPAESAALAKRMRRAHIQNIAGDCNLKDRLHIQSGITYSQQQRAPFSTLAQNFRTSNSPPQQSESNQKEATDDAHGTNVQGTFLKKDDPKVTALIQQAELLSSLAVKVNADNMDQSLENAWKVLQEFLSHKKDDDILQDCITDTDLQFEDFKVMVEDLRSSNEGSQTSWRPPDLCEESPASSEYSTASTISTHPVYDKAEEPQAEEVALHKVIETELQTNHSDEQGVVHNCCKGILSSSVTHGGTFQSCDEHVTATGVVSVSSNTECSSPVHVTPLFRSLAAGIPTPKFSESERHFLLKTFGMDSLSTSPPTNSAYQPPCKRALLQSL; encoded by the exons ATGGACAGAAATAGCAAAGGTGGTTTCAG GACTGACAATGCCGTAAAAAATCGGTTCACAACCTTATGTAAGAAAAGAGCAAGGTACGAAGCCTTAGCGAAAGAGAATAACACTACATTCATCACCCCAAACAGCAAACGGATCATCTCGCACAATCCATCAAGTGTAGATCGACCGGCGGAATCTGCAGCACTGGCAAAGAGGATGAG GAGGGCTCACATTCAGAATATAGCGGGAGATTGCAACTTGAAAGACAGATTACATATACAAAGTGGAATCACATATAGTCAGCAACAAAGAGCTCCCTTTTCCACATTGGCGCAAAACTTCCGCACTAGCAATTCGCCCCCCCAGCAATCTGAAAGCAACCAAAAAGAAGCCACCGATGATG CTCATGGCACCAACGTCCAAGGAACATTTCTTAAAAAGGATGATCCAAAAGTTACTGCTCTGATTCAACAAGCCGAGCTGCTCAGTTCCCTTGCGGTGAAAGTCAATGCAGATAACATGGACCAGAGTCTTGAAAATGCTTGGAAG GTTCTCCAGGAATTTTTGAGCCACAAGAAGGATGATGATATTCTCCAAGATTGCATCACCGACACTGATCTCCAGTTTGAAGATTTCAAAGTTATGGTGGAAGACCTCAGGAGCAGCAATGAGGGAAGCCAAACATCTTGGAG GCCACCTGATCTGTGTGAGGAATCTCCAGCCAGCTCAGAGTATAGCACAGCTTCTACTATTTCGACTCATCCTGTCTATGATAAAGCGGAAGAGCCTCAAGCCGAAGAAGTTGCATTGCACAAAGTTATTGAAACTGAACTACAAACTAACCATTCTGATGAACAAGGTGTAGTCCATAACTGCTGTAAAGGGATTCTTTCCAGCTCAGTCACCCATGGAG GTACTTTTCAATCTTGTGACGAGCATGTAACCGCCACTGGAGTAGTTTCTGTCTCATCAAATACGGAATGCAGTTCTCCTGTTCATGTAACTCCACTTTTCAGATCCTTAGCAGCAGGAATTCCCAcaccaaaattttcagaaagt